The sequence gtcatggatggaactggagagcattatgctaagtgaaataagccagtcaataaaggaaaaataccacatgatctcactcattcatggacaatagagaccattataaacttttgaacaataatagatacagagtcagagcttcctcaaacagattgtaaaactgcagcgggaaggccggggagggttggggggcaggaggtaggggggtaagagatcaactaaaggacttgtatgcatgcatataagcataaccaatggacataagacactgggtgataggggaggctaggggactgtctagggcggggggataaaatggatacatatgtaataccctttgtaatactttaagcaataaataataaaaaaataaaaaaataaaaaaataataataataaaataaacaattaaaagttCTTTTTAACTGTGAGTTACCTATTTTAGCCTAAAAAATAGAATCCCTTACTTGAATacagaattatatttaaatatataaaaggattGCAATCATAAAAAGATATACCAGGTTTATGGTTAAGGAATAGCAATAAAAAAGATGTcaattatttccaaattaaacaatacagtcaataattaaaacaaaattcttGTAAAATTTGAAAAGTTGGTTCCAAAGTTCAGAAACACTTCATATCCAGAATAGCTAAGCTAACTTTTTAAAGGAAGACAGAAGAAGGTAGACATTCCTTCTCAGAACAGAAATATGTTATCAAGCTATGGCAAAGAAAGAGTTGTTGATAGAGACACAACAGTGGACTTAAAGGCAgtcaataaataaacacataaatatactGGAATTCATTCCATGTTTAAGTTGGGATTTCAAACTGATATGAAATAATGGACTTATTAGTAACTGATGTTAGGACTCTGAATCTCCTTTTGGGGAACAAATATATTCCTCAAAGGCACAAAAAATTATGTTCTACATGGCTGAATATGCAAATGTAtcaagtaaaataagaaaaatatttaagaaaaatttataatGGGTTTATATCTTAAGTAGGAACATTTATTTAAGCAAAGCACAAATAAGTCTGTTCATATAAAACTTTATGAGCAACTGAGCAAAACTATCCAGAAGCATTCAGAAGTGTGTTTGTTGAAGACTCATTTAAATTTGGGAGATAGAAGTGATCTAAATACCTGACAGTAGAACAGAAATAAGATGTGATATGTTCTTATTATGGAAAAGTagacagaaatttaaattttggcTCCATATGACGCATCTACCATGATACAAATCACTAAGATGTATTTTGAGTATGAAGAGAAATTTAGTCACATGAAAGAACTGAAAATTATAGTGCCCTCATCACCCTTGAAGAACAGATGACCTCAGTGCTATTTTATAGGAATATTAGTATTCATGGATTCTTCCACCTGCAAATAACTAATGTTTTTAAATCAAGTGATATACTAAATTGTTTATCAATTAATGTATCAAAGTCATCAATTAATTTTCCATGTTTtacaatatttattctttttattattgctgtCTTCGTCAATTATTTGATCATTTTTACAAACTTTTATAGTTTTGTATCATTGCTTTCCTATCTGAAGTAGAGTACAAGACACCACTATTTCTCATAGCCGCCTGTCCTAGCATCTAACAATCTAACAATCTCAAGTTTCAAGCCAGATTTCAAGAGAGCATTCCCTTGTTCATTTCCTGTTAAAACAGACCTCTTAAAATCATTTTGTAAactattaaaatgccaattttgacataaaagttataaaagaaatagtTACCAAGGAGATACATTTTTAGAACACATATTTATGGAAAATATGATTTCCTAAAAAAAGAAGCAGATAAGGATAGATTATTCCATAGCTACTCAAAGAACTAAGTTTACTTAGATTTGGGCAttcaaaagcaaaaaaggaaggaaagaaaagatataaaaggaaaagaaaaaataggaactcACATATTGAATATCAGTTCATTCCAATCAATACCTGAAGGGAAATTCTTGTCTTCTTGAACTCATgccaaaagacaaaaaaaaatctattctaaaTCAAATGGATCTCTTAGGGGAGAAAGGCAATGAAAAAAAGACTCATGCTTTGTATCCAgctttcaaattatatttaaaataaatatattttgaaaattaactttcTGTATACACATAAAAGGAATGAGCATTATATCACAAACTGCAGGGGAAACACCCAAAGCTCTCATCTTTTTTCCCTCCAACACAGTAATGAGCAGCAAGGCCCAGCTCCATCAGTGCACGGGGCTTGGAGGCACCTGGGGAAGCTGCAGTCAGGAGTATTTAAGGGCATGAGAGGACCTGGGTGCCATCTCACAGGCAATCCCCATGGTGATTCTTGGACAAGACCAATGAAAAAAAACTGGTGATTTTAATTTGCTCTTGCTTCGACTTTTCAAGTGTGCTGTCAAAGAAATCCTTTTAAATTGCTTCAAATATGTGATGTTAAGTATTAAATGTAAGTTTTATGGTCAGTAACCAAATGGACTTAAAAGTAGCTTTATTACTTTCTATGCAGGGATAAACCCTAATACACTGATTATATTTCTTAAGAGCCTCCTTTTGCTTCCATGTCCAAGgctaatatttattaactagaggcccgttgcaagAACATTCGCAcaataggtcttccttcccttggctgctggcaccggttttcctcggGCTcctaggacccaggcctttggtccagctgcagcagagaagccaagcctcttcagtcttcagttgtcttcagtcttcgctccgtgcctgcatatgcaaattaacccacagGCAGCGTCTGGCGGCGACATCTGACGCTGCTCAGCCTGCCTTCCCGGGTCCCTGATTAGGGCCCACACCCTTCGGGTGGTGTCTGGCACTGACCACCCCGCCTCCCAAGGTCTCTGGTgacccaggcctcagcccctccttgagcagcgGCCAGCTCGcacaggaagcttggcttcctccatcaccagggcaacccaagcctccagctccatggcccctgccatctttgttgggttaatttgcattctcACCCTGATAGACTGATGGGCATAACGGAGGtactgtcaatttgcatgtttcccttttattagtgtagaagaggcccagcgcacaaaattcatgtgtagCTAtggaccctaggcctggcctgtgaacagggccatcttccccagctccccacagctggccatgccccccaccacccagcccctggttccccattcgccattgggtgatcagtgcctgattgatgaggggagggaccaagaggtggtcaatgcaccacatagtgactggtccagtggttgttctggtcattctgctgttacagtcaatttgcatataatccttttattatataggattagaggcctggtgcccaaaTTTTTgggcactggaggggaggggggtccctcagcccagcttgccccctatcacatactgggagcactcaggggatgtcctactccctgctccctgctccccttttAGAGAGggtctaagccacagtctggcctccctttgtgggaggcaaccaggctgatcaggggaaggcaccagccccatcaccccactgctgcagccactgccagtcaccgcagcctctaaggtgttttcatcaacacggactccagtcccttcaccatgaaaaaatgacaactttctttaggcattttcaagatttttctttcataggatatgacatttctttctttctttcttcttttaccctcacctcaggatatatttccattgaattttagaaaatgtggaagagaaaggaaaagacagagagaaacatcaaagtgagaggaacactttgattggttgcctcctgcatgagccctgacctgggcccaggccagggaggagcctgcaacctaggtacatgcccttagtcagaattgaacccagacccagcagagggcaggccgaggcaatatccactgagcaaaaccagctaggacaggatatgacatttcttaaccctagagcagcagaccttcctttttttcttcaggagtgtggtaaaaaaccctagatcacctatttggatccTTATTAcacaagttactaagaatattaccagtggcatacagggagcttagccaatgagtggtcagagaaggtgtttcctctgtagttcatgCCAATCGCCAGCTTGgcacccctggcccaggcctgaagcctctggcccaggcgtcaggcctgggaaggggacccccatatccctccgttcactggctctgccctggccagatgcgtcgacccccatcatcctccaatcatCTGATcgggctccttgcccaggccagacgcctccaccagaggtgtcgggcctgggcaggggacacccatctccctcccatggccggctccacccttgcccaggcataATGcatcagccagaggcatcagggcTGTGCAAGGGactcccagacccctccgattgccggctccgccccccgcccaggcctgacgcctctggcccaggcatcagttCTGGAAGAGGACCCCAATCTCCCTCCGATTGCCAGATATgccccttgccaaggcctgaAACCTTGACCAGAGACATTGACCACCATGACCCTCCAATTGTCGGACCGGCCTCCGCcagagatgtcaggcctgggcaggggacccgcatCCCCCCCCATCACCGACTTCTGgccagcttctggggcttctatGGCCAGCCTGCGGCCCGACAAgcagcaggcaggcggcttctagGGTCACACACGGAGGCCGGGATGGCAGTTCTTGCACTGGCGGctgcactgtcccgccctgcatgcagtatgcaaattagcaaccatcttggttggcagttaatttgcatatcatcctggTTAGACGACAGGAGGTgcagtgaaggtacagtcaattatcatgtttgtctattatcaTGTAGGATTACCATAGAATGTGGCCTACATACACTGCAATAATGggcttattaaaataaacatctgAGTGAGACACCTGCCCATACAGCTATAGACAATTCTGTTCATCTTCACCTTTCTGAATTGGATAATTCTACAAGGTCAACATCAAAATTAAACCCTGACTTGATCTACTTTTGTCTTTATCTCCTGGTCAATATACctcattattttcctttctcctctttagCTCTAAGCTCCCTAATTTTTCAGGCAGGGTTTACACATGGCAGGGTTCTTTTGGAAGAGAGAAACTATTGTGATAATCTTCATCAACCTATTGCTAACCTCTGCAAATGCCACCCTCACCTGAAAACTTGGATTCCTGTCGCACAGAGGACAATTATACATGCAGTACATACAATACAATTTCTTAGTGGGGACTGTGGTGAAGAGGATGAGCATGAGAATATATAAGGTCGGTGTCTCTCATATTTGAAATCTTGGTGCCCCCACCTCTAGGCCCAGTTCCTCAGGTGTACATTGCGCTAATGGACAGCCCTAGATAAAGTCAGAAGTTCATTCCAATTCACAAAGCTGGAGGATTCTTGCATAAATTAAGGAACCACATCAATGTACCAAAAATGATCTTGGCCTACTCCTGTTTTCAGTTGGCTATACCTGCTTCTTAGTTCAATCTTCTTTATTGCTTCCTAGTATCAGAGCCTGCCTGAGTGGAAAGGAGACAGATTTGCATTGTTGTAGAAAACTTCAGCATATGCCATTTGCATAAGGAGCACCAAGGATTAACAAAATGCACCCATGAATATTCACCCCTTTAGCATTGTGCCTTCATTAGCTCAAGGCCTTACACAGGatttaacattttccattttgctCATTTATAAAGAGCATCAATTTGTACACTCGtggagcattttaaaatgaagtcataAATACAGTCATAGAATTACATTGTGGGATTGAAAAAAGATGTTCATCATCTCACTTGAAATTCCCAATTACAGGAATACCGCTGATAGGGAACTAAGAGTTAATTACAATTACTGCTGTAAGTATAGTGCAAAGAGTATAATTACATTGCATTGCACCATTTTAGAAGTATGATTTGTTAATGTAAGGAGTTAAATATTCAGCAACAtgtgaaagtatttttattgcaaTGGAAACTTGAAAAAAGAAACTGTTTCGGACCTCCATCATTCTGTGAGAGGTGTCGCAGTCAAGATATCTGTTTCTGGAAGCAGGGCACAACTAACAAACCATACAGTCTTTACAATTTTCCCTGATAAAAGTGCTGTCATGCTCACTATGTCTGAGACTATGATGGGCAGAATATTCCAAATGCCCGACATAAATTCCAATGTCAGAGCTTCAGGGGACCTGGAGATTGCCTGATCCACTCCGTTGAACTCAGGCTtataaagggaaaggaagagaaggagagtgGCTGAGGGACTTGTCTCTTCAAGCATGCGACCTTTGAAGGCAGCATGCCGCCTCTCGGTACCTGCTGCATTTGCTGACATTAACAATTCTGTACATACAAGAGGCCTGCAATGGGCTCACACACCACAGGCTTCATTTACCTTCCAATAATTTGTCTCGGCACCACACTTTCCTCATGGCATTCTTCATGTCCGTGTTTCTCAGCGTGTAGATGAGAGGGTTAAACATGGGGGCGATCATGGTGTAAAACAAGGCAAAGACCTTGTCGTTATTGACAGAATCAGCTGTGGGGACATACGTGAAGATGACGGGCAAGAAGAACATGAACACGACAGTGATGTGCGAGCCGCAGGTGGAGAGGGCTTTGCGGCAGCCCTCGGAGGAGCGTGTCCTCAGTGTGGACAGGATGATGATGTAAGAAATTACCAAGGAAACAAAGGTCAGAATGGACAACACTCCGGTGGTGGAAATGATTGCAATAATCATCAGGCTCGTGTCGGTGCAGGCCAGCTTCAGCAGGGGGAATACATCACAGAAATAGTGGTCTATCTGATTGGGGCCACAGAAGGGAAGTTGGACAATAATCAATACATGCAGGATGGAATGGATAAAACCCCCAATGACAGAGGCCATCACAAGGACATAGCATGCCTTTCTGCTCATGATGACCATGTAGTAAAGAGGTCTGCAGATGGCTACATAGCGGTCATATGCCATGGTCACCAAGATGAAGATCTCAGTGCCACCAAAAAAGTGTGCATAAAACATCTGGGCCATGCAGCTGTTGTAGGAGATGGTCTTCCGCTGGGCTAGTAAGTCTGTGATCAGTTTGGGGGCCACCGTGGAGGTGAAGCAGACATCCATGAAGGACAGGTAGCTCAGGAAAAAGTACATGGGCTTTTCACTGAGGCAGCTGCCCCTGATGGTGACAAGAATGAGCAGGTTTCCTGAGAGAACAGTAATATAGCACAGTGAGAAGAGCACAAAGCAGGCAACCTTTGCATCCTCACCACTAAAAAGTCCCAGGAGGATAAACTCTGTGATGTTGTCCTGTCCCATGGCTTCTGTGGGTTTGACCAGATAGAGGGAGGAAGTTAATATACCTGAAACACTCAACTTTCTGAAATTATTGACTTAAAAGTCACTGATCTAGTCAATAAATATGCATTGATCATTTATCATGATGCAATCACTATAATTGGTGCTAAGGGTAAGCAGTGTCCAAAATAGGATCTCTATCTACAAGTACAGTGCAGTTCATTTGGACAAACAGAGGGTaacaataaaagaacaaataatcaATTAATTTCAATCATGATAAATCCCAAGTCCCTCATGTACCATGAACAACACAATGAATACTTAAAAGATGAAAAGTCCTTTTTCTGAAAAATTCTTGAGAGGCAATTTTAGTATTATAACTTAAGAGTGATTTTTAAATCTGTTCTTCAAGGGCTGTGACCTCACTATAATCTCAGTCCTTTCCAATGACTAAACCTGTGCTAAATCCTGAAAGTTCAGTATTGTCCTTAGACTTCAGTGAgctcataattttaaatattggacATCTGGGTGACAATTTCAGAAAGTGCTCATAGAACCTTTATACATTTTTCGAGGTAAAGGccttaagcaaagaaaaagaaaaacctcatagacacagacaacagtgtggtgattaccagagtgAACGAGGGGTGGAAGGAAGtagaagagggtgaagggaggATAAATGTGTATagaaggagatttggctttgtgtggtgaacacacaatacaatatacagatgacacaTATGTAGAAATGTACATCGAAACCTATacaactttattaaccaatgtcaacccaaaaaattcaaaaaaagtttttttaaaaagaaccttttcatgaacatattttttaagtggagggagaaaaagagcaaCAGCAGGTCTTTGGGGGGGAGTGTTGCTGCATTGTAGGGACTTTTAATGCATTTACTGCTTCCTGAAATTGACCTTATTTCCCAGTTCACTTTCCAGTCTAACCCAGGAGTTCTCACCGTTTTTGTCCTTCAGTCAACCTTTCCGGTACTTGCTTTTAGGACACACTCTTGAAGGAGCTAACTGCATCCAGAAATCCTTTTTCACTCCATCTGTTTCACCACTTTGCAGCTCCTTGAACTGAACcactttttttccttcccaggcTTACTGCACACTCATTGGCCCAAGTCCTTGGAATATTTTGGTTACAAGGAAGTGCTTCTTTGGTGCAGAATATTATACACCATCTCTTACTCCCTCTCTGCAACCTGATCTGAAATATATCACAAAATTGCTAAACCCAAAGCTCagttttacaaaaaataaatcctaCACATTGATTAGCCTGTTTATGAAGGGTAATAATGTTAATTGAACAATGTCTTTTACTTCATCTGAATTCCTATGAAattgttttagaaaaatgaacattTGGCATACAAAGATCATTTTAATACGATTTTAGGGAGTTCATGGACTTTTATTTGAACTCCATCCATCAACCCCAAGTAATACCCTGCGATCTAACTTCTTGCAAAATCTCTGGAACTATCACAAAACTCCAAATGCAATTGTCCTGAGCTGTAatacaatttgtttaaaataaacatttaaaagttctttttaacTGTGAGTTACCTATTTTAGCCTAAAAAATAGAATCCCTTACTTGAATAcagaattatatttatatatacaaaaggaTTGCAATCATAAAAAGATAGACCAGGTTTATGGTTAAGGAATAGCCATAAAAAAGATGTCAATTCTTTCCAAATTAAACAATACAgtcaataattaaaacaaaaattctgaCAAAGCTTTTTGTAAAATTTGAAAAGTTGGTTCCAAAGTTCAGAAACACTTCACATCCAGAATAGCTAAACTAACTttttaaaggaagagagaagatggTAGACATTCCTTCTCAGAACAGAAATATGTTATCAAGCTATGGCAAAGAAAGAGTTGTTGATAAAGACACAACAGTGGACTTAAAGGCAgtcaataaataaacacataaatatactGGAATTCATTCCATGTTTAAGTTGGGATTTCAAACtgatatgaaataaaaaacttattAGTAACTGATTTAGGACTCTGAATCTCCTTTTGGGGAACAAATATATTCCTCAAGGGCACAAAAAATTATGTTCTACATGGCTGAATATGCAAATGTAccaagtaaaataagaaaaatatttaagaaaaatttagaaTGGGTTTATATCTTAAGTAGGAAC is a genomic window of Myotis daubentonii chromosome 9, mMyoDau2.1, whole genome shotgun sequence containing:
- the LOC132242305 gene encoding olfactory receptor 4P4-like translates to MGQDNITEFILLGLFSGEDAKVACFVLFSLCYITVLSGNLLILVTIRGSCLSEKPMYFFLSYLSFMDVCFTSTVAPKLITDLLAQRKTISYNSCMAQMFYAHFFGGTEIFILVTMAYDRYVAICRPLYYMVIMSRKACYVLVMASVIGGFIHSILHVLIIVQLPFCGPNQIDHYFCDVFPLLKLACTDTSLMIIAIISTTGVLSILTFVSLVISYIIILSTLRTRSSEGCRKALSTCGSHITVVFMFFLPVIFTYVPTADSVNNDKVFALFYTMIAPMFNPLIYTLRNTDMKNAMRKVWCRDKLLEGK